One Mycolicibacterium crocinum DNA window includes the following coding sequences:
- a CDS encoding diacylglycerol/lipid kinase family protein codes for MRAVLIVNPNATSTTAAGRDLLAHALESRVDLSVVHTDHRGHAIEIAEAAKHDGTDVIIVHGGDGTVNEVVNGLLGRPGRPLPETLPAVAVVPGGSANVFARALGISPDPIVATNQLVDLLSARRNGAPWRKIALMDCGERWAVFTAGMGVDGDVVAAVEAQRAKGRKVTAGRYIRVAVREMLASARNEPLLTLELPGQPPRTGVYFAFISNSSPWTYANARPVWTNPDTTFETGLGVFAITSMNVWKNLMLVRRMVSKKPVIKAKHLIRDDDVAWVRVTADEPVASQIDGDFLGLRAEMTFRAVPGALCVVAPPAEQRSDQEK; via the coding sequence GTGCGTGCCGTCCTGATCGTCAACCCGAACGCCACATCCACCACCGCAGCCGGCCGCGACCTGCTCGCTCACGCGCTGGAGAGCCGCGTGGACCTGTCCGTCGTTCACACCGACCACCGCGGCCACGCCATCGAAATCGCCGAAGCCGCCAAGCACGACGGCACCGACGTGATCATCGTCCACGGCGGCGACGGGACCGTGAACGAGGTGGTCAACGGCCTGCTGGGGCGGCCCGGCCGGCCATTGCCCGAGACGTTGCCTGCGGTGGCGGTGGTGCCGGGCGGCTCGGCAAACGTCTTCGCCCGGGCGCTGGGCATCAGCCCGGACCCGATCGTGGCCACCAATCAACTGGTCGACCTGCTCAGCGCGCGCCGCAACGGCGCCCCGTGGCGGAAGATCGCGCTGATGGACTGCGGCGAACGCTGGGCGGTGTTCACCGCCGGGATGGGCGTGGACGGCGACGTGGTGGCCGCCGTCGAGGCGCAACGGGCCAAGGGCCGGAAAGTCACCGCGGGTCGCTACATCCGGGTTGCGGTGCGCGAGATGCTGGCCAGCGCGCGCAACGAGCCGCTGCTGACACTCGAACTGCCCGGCCAGCCGCCCCGAACCGGGGTCTACTTCGCGTTCATCTCCAACTCCAGCCCCTGGACCTACGCCAACGCCAGGCCGGTGTGGACGAACCCGGACACCACGTTCGAGACCGGCCTCGGGGTCTTCGCGATCACCAGCATGAACGTCTGGAAAAACCTGATGCTGGTGCGCCGGATGGTGTCCAAGAAACCGGTGATCAAGGCCAAGCACCTGATCCGCGACGACGACGTGGCCTGGGTGCGGGTCACGGCGGACGAACCGGTCGCCAGCCAGATCGACGGAGATTTTCTGGGGCTACGCGCGGAAATGACGTTCCGAGCGGTTCCGGGGGCTCTCTGCGTCGTCGCACCGCCCGCAGAGCAGCGCTCTGACCAGGAAAAATAA
- a CDS encoding biotin/lipoyl-binding carrier protein, with the protein MAEDVRAEIVASVLEVVVSKGDQIGAGDTLVLLESMKMEIPVLAEVGGTVTEVSVSVGDVIQAGDLIAVID; encoded by the coding sequence ATGGCCGAGGATGTGCGCGCCGAGATCGTGGCCAGTGTGCTCGAGGTAGTGGTCAGCAAGGGTGACCAGATCGGTGCGGGCGACACCCTGGTGCTTCTGGAGTCGATGAAGATGGAGATTCCGGTGCTGGCCGAAGTCGGCGGCACCGTCACCGAGGTCAGCGTCTCCGTGGGTGACGTCATCCAGGCGGGCGACCTCATTGCCGTGATCGACTAG
- a CDS encoding isochorismate synthase, with translation MAVPSFVLSGPAGTVVAEGIRAGYDDVAAASSALANGSADVVVGALPFDIRSRAALLTPTTVTFGETLPQWSTTALPAVRIDAMLPAPDEHRARIRTALDRLTAPESALQKVVLARALRLVADGRLDERAILHRLLAADAEATAYLADLSVAGGDYTGCALVGASPELLVARAGDVVTCQPFAGSAPRSPDPQIDAANGAALAESGKNRHEHQLVVDTMRAALEPLCADLDVAAQPQLSRTAALWHLSTPIRGRLRDISTTAIDLALSLHPTPAVGGVPTQAAVDLIAQLEGDRGFYAGAVGWCDARGDGRWVVAIRGAQLSADRHTALAQAGGGIVAESDPDDEVAETTTKFRTILSALGVPQ, from the coding sequence ATCGCGGTTCCCTCCTTTGTGCTCAGCGGCCCCGCCGGGACAGTCGTCGCCGAAGGGATCCGGGCCGGATACGACGACGTCGCGGCCGCCTCGTCGGCGTTGGCCAACGGCTCGGCCGATGTGGTGGTCGGTGCGCTGCCGTTCGACATCCGCAGTAGGGCGGCGCTGCTGACGCCGACGACCGTGACGTTCGGCGAGACCCTCCCGCAGTGGTCGACGACGGCGTTGCCCGCGGTGCGGATCGACGCGATGCTGCCGGCACCGGATGAGCATCGCGCCCGCATCCGCACCGCGCTGGACCGCCTCACCGCACCCGAGAGTGCTTTGCAGAAGGTCGTTTTGGCGCGCGCGTTGCGTCTGGTGGCCGACGGCCGGCTCGACGAGCGAGCGATCCTGCACCGGCTGCTCGCCGCCGATGCCGAAGCTACCGCGTACCTGGCCGACCTCTCGGTCGCCGGCGGCGACTACACCGGCTGTGCGCTGGTGGGCGCCAGCCCCGAGCTGCTGGTCGCCCGCGCCGGTGACGTGGTGACCTGCCAGCCGTTCGCCGGCTCCGCGCCGCGGTCGCCCGATCCGCAGATCGACGCCGCCAACGGCGCCGCACTGGCCGAGTCGGGCAAGAACCGGCACGAACACCAGCTGGTCGTCGACACCATGCGCGCCGCACTGGAACCGCTGTGCGCCGACCTCGACGTCGCGGCGCAACCTCAGCTGAGCCGCACCGCCGCACTCTGGCATCTGTCCACGCCGATCCGCGGTCGGCTGCGCGATATCTCAACCACCGCAATCGATTTGGCGCTGTCACTGCATCCCACCCCGGCAGTGGGCGGCGTGCCGACTCAGGCGGCGGTCGATCTGATCGCACAGCTGGAAGGCGACCGCGGCTTCTACGCCGGCGCGGTGGGCTGGTGCGACGCCCGCGGCGACGGCCGCTGGGTGGTGGCGATCCGCGGGGCGCAACTGTCCGCCGACCGGCATACGGCGCTGGCTCAGGCCGGTGGCGGTATTGTTGCCGAATCCGATCCCGATGACGAAGTCGCCGAGACCACAACGAAATTCAGAACCATTCTGTCGGCCCTGGGGGTACCGCAATGA
- a CDS encoding sensor histidine kinase produces the protein MSTLGDLLAEHTVLPGGAVDHLHAVVGEWQLLADLSFADYLMWVRRDDGALVCVAQCRPNTAPTVLIRDAVGSVVADGDLPLVTSAFTSGAIGRGGSDLKLREPGMNVEAVPVRYNNQVVAVLTHQTALAERRTSSPLERAYTDCAGNLLHMLSEGTFPNVGDLALSRSSPRVGDGFIRLDVDGVVAYASPNALSAYHRMGLAAELEGHNLVAITRPLISDPFEAQELAEHVRDSLAGGSSMRLEVDAGGAAVLLRTLPLVVHGAAAGAAVLIRDVTEVKRRDRALLSKDATIREIHHRVKNNLQTVAALLRLQSRRTSNEEAREALMESVRRVASIAQVHEALSMSVDEEVNLDEVIDRILPIMNDVARVDSPIRINREGALGVLDADRATALVMVVTELVQNAIEHAFESTAKGGCVTIRAERSARWLDVVVHDDGRGLPEGFSLEKSDRLGLQIVRTLVTAELDGSLGMHDVPGGGTDVVLRVPLGRRSSARLPQ, from the coding sequence GTGTCCACCCTCGGTGACCTGCTCGCCGAGCACACGGTGCTGCCGGGCGGCGCCGTGGACCACCTGCACGCGGTGGTCGGCGAATGGCAGCTGCTGGCGGACCTTTCGTTCGCCGACTATCTGATGTGGGTGCGCCGCGATGACGGCGCGCTGGTCTGTGTGGCCCAATGCCGGCCCAACACCGCCCCGACAGTCCTGATCCGGGACGCCGTCGGCTCCGTCGTCGCCGACGGTGACCTGCCGCTGGTGACCTCGGCGTTCACCTCGGGTGCCATCGGGCGCGGCGGCAGCGACCTCAAACTGCGCGAACCCGGAATGAACGTCGAAGCGGTACCCGTCCGCTACAACAACCAGGTCGTGGCCGTACTCACCCATCAGACCGCGCTCGCCGAGCGGCGCACGTCGTCGCCCCTGGAACGCGCTTACACGGACTGTGCAGGCAATCTGCTGCACATGCTGTCCGAGGGCACCTTCCCCAACGTGGGCGACCTGGCGCTGTCCCGGTCGAGCCCACGCGTCGGTGACGGTTTCATCCGCCTCGACGTCGACGGCGTCGTCGCCTACGCCAGCCCCAACGCGCTGTCGGCCTACCACCGCATGGGGTTGGCCGCGGAGCTGGAAGGCCATAACTTGGTGGCCATCACCCGGCCGCTGATCTCCGACCCGTTCGAGGCTCAGGAATTGGCCGAGCACGTGCGCGACTCGCTGGCCGGCGGGTCGAGCATGCGCCTCGAGGTCGACGCCGGCGGCGCGGCCGTGCTGTTGCGCACGCTGCCACTGGTGGTTCACGGCGCCGCTGCGGGCGCGGCCGTGCTCATCCGGGACGTCACCGAGGTGAAGCGCCGCGACCGCGCTCTGCTGTCCAAGGACGCCACGATCCGCGAGATCCACCACCGGGTGAAGAACAACCTGCAGACGGTCGCCGCGCTGCTGCGCCTTCAGTCCCGCCGGACCAGCAATGAGGAGGCCCGCGAGGCGCTGATGGAGTCAGTACGCCGGGTGGCCTCGATCGCCCAGGTGCACGAGGCGCTGTCGATGTCGGTGGACGAGGAGGTCAACCTCGACGAGGTGATCGACCGGATCCTGCCGATCATGAACGACGTCGCCCGGGTCGACTCGCCCATTCGGATCAACCGGGAGGGCGCTTTGGGGGTGCTCGACGCCGACCGGGCCACCGCCTTGGTGATGGTGGTGACCGAGCTGGTCCAGAACGCCATCGAGCACGCCTTCGAGTCGACGGCCAAAGGCGGCTGTGTGACCATCCGGGCCGAGCGCTCGGCGCGGTGGCTGGACGTCGTGGTGCACGACGACGGGCGCGGGCTGCCCGAAGGATTCTCGCTGGAGAAGTCGGACCGGCTGGGTCTTCAGATCGTGCGGACGTTGGTCACCGCGGAGCTCGACGGCTCACTGGGAATGCACGACGTTCCGGGCGGGGGGACCGATGTTGTGTTGCGGGTCCCACTCGGGCGGCGTTCAAGCGCCCGTCTTCCCCAATAG
- a CDS encoding lysophospholipid acyltransferase family protein — protein sequence MSSRKVALVAVMDHPPRVRALQRVLGAVADNIDPVVDLWRPYLDGLDNLPPDGRFLLVGNHTQGGAEALLIPYAVRREIGVRVRPLADRQFGQMRGLLGDLLAAFGGVVGAPETARELMRHDETVLVFPGGGREIPKFKGEEYTLRWQGRSGFARIAVETGYPIVPVGLVGGDDVYRSLTPRDSAWGRFSQAVSSRFGGRDDMAIPLMRGIGPTLIPRPERMYLRFGTPIDTSTPLGIDTAEWVEEVKRRTQTALEQILDDLLSLRETDPYRGLSPLAWSRAARP from the coding sequence ATGAGTAGTCGAAAAGTCGCCCTGGTCGCCGTCATGGACCACCCGCCCCGGGTTCGGGCGCTGCAGCGCGTGCTCGGTGCCGTCGCCGACAACATCGATCCGGTGGTCGACCTGTGGCGGCCCTACCTCGACGGGCTGGACAACCTGCCGCCGGATGGCCGATTCCTGTTGGTGGGCAACCACACTCAGGGTGGCGCCGAAGCCCTGCTGATCCCATATGCCGTGCGTCGCGAGATCGGGGTCCGCGTGCGGCCACTGGCCGATCGTCAGTTCGGGCAGATGCGTGGCCTGCTCGGCGACCTGCTGGCGGCATTCGGCGGAGTGGTCGGGGCGCCGGAGACCGCGCGCGAGCTGATGCGCCATGACGAGACGGTCCTGGTGTTTCCCGGCGGTGGCCGCGAGATTCCGAAATTCAAGGGCGAGGAGTACACGCTGCGCTGGCAGGGCCGGTCCGGCTTCGCCCGGATCGCCGTGGAGACCGGCTATCCGATCGTCCCGGTCGGGCTGGTCGGCGGGGACGACGTTTACCGCAGCCTCACCCCGCGGGACAGCGCGTGGGGCCGGTTCAGCCAAGCCGTGAGCAGCCGGTTCGGCGGCCGCGACGACATGGCGATTCCGCTGATGCGGGGCATCGGGCCGACGCTGATCCCCAGGCCGGAACGGATGTATCTGCGGTTCGGCACTCCGATCGACACCTCGACACCGCTGGGCATTGACACGGCGGAGTGGGTCGAGGAGGTGAAGCGGCGCACGCAGACCGCGCTCGAGCAGATCCTCGACGACCTGCTGAGTTTGCGGGAGACCGACCCCTACCGGGGGCTCAGTCCGCTGGCCTGGTCGCGAGCCGCGCGTCCCTGA
- a CDS encoding WhiB family transcriptional regulator, giving the protein MDWRHKAVCRDEDPELFFPVGNSGPALAQIADAKLVCNRCPVTTECLTWALDSGQDAGVWGGMSEDERRALKRRNARTRARSSV; this is encoded by the coding sequence ATGGATTGGCGCCACAAGGCGGTCTGCCGTGACGAGGATCCGGAACTGTTCTTCCCCGTGGGGAACAGCGGCCCGGCGCTCGCCCAGATCGCTGACGCGAAGCTCGTCTGTAACCGCTGCCCGGTGACGACTGAGTGTCTGACCTGGGCTTTGGATTCCGGCCAGGACGCCGGCGTCTGGGGTGGCATGAGCGAGGACGAGCGGCGTGCGCTCAAGCGCCGCAACGCTCGCACCCGCGCGCGCAGCAGCGTCTAG
- a CDS encoding GtrA family protein has translation MVVGSEPGAASAVSWFHRVCESVVARLPLGLNSLVPPTFLGFVVINSGTFALDLLVLTLLHGVLRVPFGVAVTAAYVCAFAASYVLNRVVNFQSHGAVGPQVAVYVVVVVINYLAFILGVSSALRAFGVEYHLARIAAGACEGIYMYCAMRWVVFRR, from the coding sequence GTGGTCGTGGGGTCTGAGCCGGGTGCGGCCAGCGCCGTCAGTTGGTTCCATCGGGTGTGCGAGTCGGTGGTCGCGCGTTTGCCGTTGGGGCTGAATTCGCTTGTGCCACCTACGTTTCTGGGCTTCGTGGTGATCAACTCCGGCACCTTCGCGCTGGACTTGCTGGTGCTCACGTTGCTGCACGGCGTGCTTCGTGTGCCGTTCGGAGTCGCGGTGACGGCGGCCTATGTCTGCGCCTTCGCGGCCAGTTATGTGCTCAACCGGGTGGTGAACTTCCAGTCGCACGGCGCGGTAGGGCCGCAGGTGGCGGTCTACGTCGTCGTGGTGGTGATCAACTATCTGGCGTTCATCCTCGGCGTCTCCAGCGCGTTGCGCGCCTTCGGCGTCGAGTACCACCTGGCCCGAATCGCAGCGGGAGCCTGCGAGGGCATCTACATGTATTGCGCGATGCGCTGGGTGGTGTTCCGGCGCTGA
- a CDS encoding GNAT family N-acetyltransferase, giving the protein MIIRLARPGDEAEIVAMIRELAEFEHAADQCTVTESQITAALFGDNPVGSCHLVEIDGEAAAVALWFRTFSTWDGVAGIYLEDLFVRDKFRRRGLARTLLATLAKECIDNGYTRLAWEVLDWNVNAIALYDAVGGKQMSEWINYRVSGPELQALAAEA; this is encoded by the coding sequence ATGATTATCCGGCTGGCCCGTCCCGGCGACGAGGCAGAGATCGTCGCGATGATCCGCGAGCTCGCCGAATTCGAGCATGCCGCCGATCAGTGCACGGTGACCGAAAGTCAGATCACCGCAGCTCTTTTCGGCGACAACCCGGTCGGGTCCTGCCATCTGGTCGAGATCGACGGCGAGGCCGCCGCGGTCGCGCTGTGGTTCCGCACCTTCTCCACCTGGGACGGCGTGGCCGGTATCTACCTCGAGGACCTGTTCGTGCGCGACAAGTTCCGCCGGCGCGGCCTGGCCCGCACACTGCTGGCGACACTGGCCAAGGAGTGCATCGACAACGGCTACACCCGCTTGGCGTGGGAAGTGTTGGACTGGAACGTCAATGCGATCGCGCTCTATGACGCCGTCGGCGGCAAGCAGATGTCGGAGTGGATCAACTACCGCGTCAGCGGCCCGGAGCTCCAAGCGCTCGCGGCCGAGGCTTAG
- a CDS encoding 50S ribosomal protein bL37, translating to MAKRGRKKRDRKHSKANHGKRPNS from the coding sequence ATGGCCAAGCGTGGTCGTAAGAAGCGTGACCGCAAGCACAGCAAAGCCAACCACGGCAAGCGGCCCAACAGCTGA
- a CDS encoding TetR family transcriptional regulator, with protein MRSTSELRDHILTAARTEFARYGFAGARIDRIASAASASKERLYAHFGDKEALFREVLAANVAEFFQAVQLRPDAVPEFVGGLFDLQVRRPEHHRMVAWAHLEGLTLEEPTADGQPLPELAVAGIVEAQEKGYVDPSWDPRDLLVLLFGIALAWAHWPDPAALTTSSAVLAHRRAAAVEAAARVASPATR; from the coding sequence ATGAGAAGCACCTCAGAGCTGCGGGACCACATCCTGACCGCCGCGCGCACCGAGTTCGCCCGGTACGGGTTCGCGGGGGCCCGGATCGACCGCATCGCGTCCGCAGCCAGCGCAAGCAAGGAACGGCTGTACGCCCACTTCGGCGACAAGGAGGCGCTGTTCCGCGAGGTGCTCGCCGCCAACGTCGCCGAGTTCTTCCAGGCGGTCCAGCTGCGGCCCGATGCGGTACCCGAGTTCGTCGGCGGCCTGTTCGACCTCCAGGTGCGCCGGCCCGAGCACCACCGGATGGTGGCGTGGGCTCATCTCGAGGGGCTGACGCTCGAGGAGCCCACCGCCGATGGGCAGCCGCTGCCGGAATTGGCCGTCGCCGGGATCGTGGAGGCTCAGGAGAAGGGATACGTCGACCCGTCCTGGGATCCGCGCGATCTTCTCGTGCTCCTCTTCGGGATCGCATTGGCCTGGGCGCACTGGCCCGACCCCGCCGCCCTCACCACCTCCTCGGCGGTACTGGCGCACCGGCGGGCCGCCGCGGTGGAGGCGGCCGCCCGTGTCGCCTCCCCCGCCACGCGTTAA